The Planococcus halocryophilus nucleotide sequence TTTTCAATGACAGCTTGAATGGTCGCTTTGTCTTTTTCAACTGAACCCATTGTTTTTTCAGTTTCTACTTTTTTTGCTTCACCATTTCCTGAACAACCGGCAATGAGTAAAAAAGAAACGAACACTAGTAGCAACCCGATAATTCTTTTATTCTTTGTTAAAATGGCCATACGTTATTCCCCCTTTTATTCTCATTTCACGCTTTTCACAAAAAAGTAATTCTCTATTATACGAATCTCCGATCAAGAAGTTTCCTTTTTCTTACAACAAATGCTTTGGTCTCCTAAAATAAAAAGCTACCCCAAAAGTCAGTGCTCATGACTTTTGGGGTAGCTTTAAGTTTCACTCTTGATTAGATGATTTAAAACGGTACCGTGTATCTTCTTCGAGTTTATTGAAAACTTCGATATAGCGTGTTCCGCCTTGTTCACGCTCGTTCGGTGTATCCTCGCCTTCTAAAATTTCGTCGAGTGGTCGTGCTTCGGGCTCAATGATTACCGAATCATAATCGTCCATCAACCCTTGGAGTTCAATGTAGTTTTCAATTTCTTTGTCTTTTTTCACTTCTTCAAATAGTCGGTCTGATTCGTCCTGTGTTAAATCTACGTATCCGACTGTGATCTGTTGCTTTTCCATTTTACAACCTCCTGTAGCTAGTCCGTTATTTCTTATTCCATACCCTTTAGACTAAAATACATAAACCTACGTCATTCACTTACTGGAAGATATCGCTATTTTCCGCTATGATGAAAGCTATAGAAAAAATGAGAACCGGAGTTGATTTTTTTTGCGCGTAGCCATATTCGATTTTGATGGAACATTGTATTCAAAAGAAACTTTCCAGTTAATGATGAGTCATTTAAAAAATCATCCTGAACATAGCACACGCTACCGTCAATTTTACCGGACCATAATGCCACCTTATATTGGTCATCGACTAAAAATTTATCCTGAATGGAAAATGCGTGAACGTTCTGTTCAAGCTTATTTGTCTTCGTTGGAAACTTTCACAAAAACTGAACTCGAACAATTTTTCGGTGAGATTGCAGATCGTATGCACGGGGATATGAATCCAACGGTGGTGGAGCGCTTAAAAGAACACGTAGCTAATAATGATTACGTCATGCTCGTTTCTGGAGCCTTCACTCCATTACTTCACGCAGTGACAAAACAATTGCCGATTATGACCATTATCGGGACAGAAATTCTTTATAACAATAATATTTTAGATCATCAAACTCCATTGTCACATGTCCAAGGTCAGCTAAAAACGAAAAAAATCAAAGAAGCACTAGAAGGATGGGACATTGACTGGGCCAACAGTTATGCATACGGGGACAGCCCTTCCGACTTACCTGTACTTGAACTTGTCGGTCATCCTGTAGCGGTGCGTCCAAAGCCAAAATTAAGAACAGTTGCAGAACGTCGCAACTGGGAAATTATTTAAGCACGAAAAAACGGACCGCAAATTGCGATCCGTTTTTTCATGCTTCGTCTAACACTTCAATACAAATTTGAATGCCTTTAACAAGATCCTCATGTGACCAACTAGGAATCCGACCGTGTTGGATTGCCAATTCATGTGATGCGGGAATGTGAATAAAACCTGTTTTCAATGTAGGGTTATTATGTTTGGCATAATGCAATCCCTCATACATAACGTTATTACATAGATATGCACCAGCCGTATTTGAAATTTCTGCTGGCAAGCCATTAGTTAGTAAATGATCAACCATTTTTCGAACGGGTAAGGTAGACATATAAGCTGCCTCTCCTTCTTGTCGAATCGGCTCATCAACAGGTTTATTGCCTTGATTATCAACATCTCCATCTTTGACATTCAAGGCGATCCGTTCTGGTGTAATTTTATAGCGTCCCGCAGCAAGTCCTAGCGATATAACAGCATCTGGATTTTCTTCTTTAATAAATTTAAGCAAAAATTCTCCAGACGAATTAAAGTCCACAGGCATAATTTTGCCGACCACTTGATAATTGCCGATTATTTTCTCATCTAGCGCTTCTACTATTTTCATTGTCGGGTTGACCGTATAATCCAAAAATGGTTCAAAGCCAGTTAACAGTAATTTTCTCAATAAGATCTCCTCCTAATCACTATTATACGCATCCCCTTTTTCTTGCCCACCCCTCTCTTTTATAGGTTTTAAATTGTCAGAAAATATAAACATTAAATTTATTGAAAAATAACTTCCCAAATGTTTTTCCTTGTGTTAAAATTCATTAAAATGAATAAAAATGCAATAACACAGGAGGAATATACATGATTAAGAAACTATCATTTATCACTTTATTTGCATCATCTGCATTAGTGCTAGGGGCTTGCGGAAGTTCAAGTGAAGAAGATACAGGATCTTCAGAGAAAAAAGAAGTATTGGAGATGGGAACATCTGCAGAATTCGCACCATTTGAATCTCGTAACCCCGAAGGCGATATTGTTGGGTTCGATATTGACCTCGCAAACCACATAGCAGACGAATTAGGTTACGAACTTGAAATTACAGATATGAAATTTGATGGCTTGATCGGTGCTTTGCAAAATGATCGAGTAGATATGGTCATTGCTGGCATGTCGGCAACTGACTCTCGTAAAGAGAACGTCGATTTCTCTACTGAATACAATCATTCTGGCGAAATGTTCGTTACAGCGAAAGATTCAGGGCTTACGAGTCTCGAAGCTTTAGAAGGTAAAACGGTTGGTGTTCAACTTGGGACGATACAAGAAGAAGGCGCGAAAAGCATCATCGCTGACGAAGGCATCAACTTTGAATTGAAAGCTTTAGACGATTCGGGCGCATTAATCCAGGAAATTTTATCTGGTCGCATTGATGCTGCTTATATTGACAAACAAGTAGCGCTTGGCTACATCGAAGCACAAGACCTTGGTGCATTTGACGATCCAACAACAGCTTCACCAGGCATGGCTGTCGCTTTCCCTAAAGGCAGCGAGCTTTTAGAAGATGTTAACGGCGTACTCGCTGAAATGGAAGAAAGCGGCAAATTAGATGAACTAAAAGAAAAATGGCTATCTGAAGAAGAGTAAACTTACCTGTAGAAAAGAGTTGTAACTTATGAACCTGGATTTCTCTCAAATAGTCCCCTATATCCCTTTCATGCTAGAAGGGATATGGGCAACTTTAAAATTCGTATTTTTTGCTATCATTCTTGGATCTATTCTTGGAACATTATTGGCTTTGTTTAAAATTGGCAGCATCAAACCTTTACGTTGGTTTGCGGATGCCTATACATCGATTTTTCGTGGAACACCACTAATCCTGCAATTGATGATTATTTACTTTTCCACTCCCCAGCTAACCGGATATGATATTTCAGCTTTCCTGTCCGCAATTCTGGCTTTTGGATTAAATTCATCCGCCTACATATCGGAAATTATCCGTGCCGGCATACAAGCAGTAGATAAAGGACAAACGGAAGCTGCACAAGCTCTTGGAGTGCCCTACCGTTCGATGATGAAAGACATCATTTTGCCCCAAGCTCTGAAAAACATTTTGCCTGCACTCATGAATGAATTTATCACTTTAACCAAAGAATCTGCCATCGTTTCGACCATTGGCTATCTCGATCTCATGAGACGTGCACAAGTAGTAGGAGCTGATTTGTTCCGTAATTTCGAGCCGTTGTTATTTGTCGGATTCATCTACTGGTGTCTTGTAATGGGCTTAACGATGATTGGTAGAGTGTTTGAACGGAGGCTGAAACAAAGTGATTAATGTACAAAATTTATACAAGAAATTCGGCACCAATGAAGTACTTAGTGATATTTCAGCTACCGTGAAAAAAGGTGAAGTCGTTTCAATAATCGGTCCTTCTGGTTCCGGTAAATCGACTTTCCTACGTTGTTTAAATTTGTTAGAAGTACCGACTGCTGGAACTATTGAAATTAACGGCAAAAGTTTGACCGCTTCTAATAAAAATATACACAAAATTCGCCAAGAAATTGGGATGGTGTTTCAGCACTTTCATTTATTCCCTCATTTAACGGTACTTGAGAATTTAACTTATGCCCCGATAAAAGCAAAAGGTATCAAAAAAGCAGAAGCAGAAATGAAAGCTCGTCTTTTACTCGAACGTGTCGGCTTATCTGAAAAAGAAAAGGCATACCCAAATAGCTTGTCAGGCGGTCAGAAACAACGTGTAGCAATTGCTCGTGCGTTGGCAATGGAACCGGAACTGATGCTGTTTGATGAACCGACATCGGCACTTGATCCTGAAATGGTTAAAGAAGTGCTCGACGTAATGAAAGACTTAGCACAATCAGGTATGACAATGGTTGTCGTCACGCATGAAATGGGCTTTGCTCGCGAAGTTGCAGACCGCGTGTTATTTTTAGATCACGGTGTACTAGTCGAAGAAGGTCAACCTGTTGAATTTTTCAGCAATCCAAAAACTGAACGCGCAAAAGATTTTCTGGATAAAGTATTGTAATAGGTGTCTTTTAGGTATTTGTAAAGACTGTAGACAAATCGATTTATTCGATTTTGTCTACAGTCTTTTTTGTTGGAAACGAATCGCTCTAGTATTTGTTCATTTGATGCTCAAATGTCGAACGTATCCCTCACCTTTCACATGTTATAATCGAATCTGGGAATCTTGCAGAAAACAGAGGTGAAAAATGTGTTTAGAAAAATAATTATTTTAGTTGGTGTTGTATTTTTCATGTCGCTGTTTGTTTTTACAGCTGTCATGTTTTTAAAAAATGAAGTAGAACTTTACTCCGATAATAATATAACGTTAACACTTGAAAAGCCGACGTTCATTACGCTTAATGAGCCTGAAGTTAGTGAAAATGGACCGGACTTAACACAGCTTTACGAAATGACATTCCTTGGCTTGAATGTTGGGACGTATACACTTGTCGACCGTTCGCTTTCTAATGGAACTTCTATCATTTTTGAGGATATCAAAAATACAAGTTGGCTTCCTTATACATTTTCAATGAACATTAACGGCCTAGAAGATACAGACTATAAATCTTGGAATCCACAACCACCGGCTCGACTTGACGAAGCGATGTATGGTTCAGACCGCACGACCAATCCTTACGGCGTCTTTACGACCGCAAACGGCGAAATGTTAATTGGTAATGTGTATGTATCACGGAATCTTCAACTCGGTAATGGCAATTGGGTGCAAGAACTGCGCCATGAAATTACTGATTTGACATTAGAAGAAGGTGTATTATCGAAAAATCTATGGCTTCCTCCTAAACACACAAGCCAAACTTGGTTAATGGCTTCACCAGAACCTTTATTTGATAAAGAAGAAATTGAAGATGATTGGATTTCTTTTTCCTTGGAAAACCGGCTATCTCAGTTAAACTGGCTAACACCTGAAGGTCCTTTGGTTAAGCTCGAATTGACTGATGATCCACGCACACAGCTAGCTTATGGGTATATCGAAAAACGGACTGCCGATTTAACTTCTTTAGAATGGAATGAAGGATCCTCTGCCTTGTTTTTTGAATCGATGATACTAAATGCGGAAATCAATAAACAATAATATAAAAAGGTGCCTTACAAGTTCATTGACAATGACTTTTAGGCACTTTTTTTTCATGAACTTTTGAGAATTTACTTGTATTTAGTGCGCTAAGCTCTTTCTTGGATATTAAACTAAATATTCTGTATAATAGATATGAGTTAAGTGCTCGTTTTTATTGCCATCCGGCTGCTGGCTGCTGGCTATCAAATGAGGAGGTTGGTCATAATGGAACGCAAAGTAATTGATCCACGAGAAGTCGAGCTTCAATTAGAAGATGACTTTAATGCAATTCTGAATATGATTGGCGAAGGTGCACCAGATTTTGCAGCCGATGAAGAAAACGAGATGTTAAAAGAACGTCGCCGTGAAGAAGCAAAAGCGAAAGATCTTCATTAACATTAAAAAATCACCTCTCTTTAAATAGAGAGGTGATTTTTTGTACATATTTTTTCTTAGTTCATCATTTCTGCTAGATAATCGTAAGACTGCAAACGTTCGTCGTGATTGAAAATTGGTGAGTGGACAATTACTTCATTCGCATGCGTTTTTTGGATAAAGTTTTTCAGCTTTTGTTTGACGAGTTCGGGTGTTCCGACAATCATCGATTCAGAGTTTAATTTATCTCGGAAAATTGCAATTTCACGATCTGACCAAACGTCTTCCAACTTATCAATCGGTGGTTGGAATGTTGTCGGCTCTCCCCTCATCAACGAGAACATTTGCTGTTGTGAGGAAGTTGCCAACCATTCTGCGCGCTCTTGTGTTTCCGCAATAATAACATTTACACCAAGCATAGCGTATGGTTCCGTTAATGCTTTGGATGGCTTAAAATTCTGATGATACAACTGCAAAGCTTGCATCATATAATCAGGCGCAAAATGACTAGCAAATGAAAATGGCAAACCTTTTAAAGCAGCAAGCTGTGCACTAAAGCCACTTGAGCCGAGTAACCACATTGGCACTTTCATATTAGTTCCTGGGAAAGCTCGTACACGTCCTACTGGATTTTCTGAGAAATAATTTTCCAGTTCTGCTACTTGTTGCGGAAAGTCCTCCCCATTACTGTGTAAGCTTCGACGCAATGCATGAGCCGTTGCTTGATCACTCCCGGGTGCACGTCCTAAACCTAAGTCGATGCGCCCTGGATAAATCGTTTCTAAGGTACCAAACTGCTCCGCAATAACTAGCGGTGCATGATTTGGAAGCATAACGCCACCCGAACCGACACGGATCGATTTAGTCGCACCTGCAATATGGCCGATTAACACAGATGTAGCCGAACTACCAATTCCCGGCATATTATGATGTTCAGCTAACCAAAAGCGGTTAAAGCCTAAGGACTCCACATGTTGCGCCAATTCAACGCTATTTTTGAATGCCTGCGCCGTTTCTGCACCTTCATTAATCGGTGCCAAATCAAGCACAGCCAGTGGAATATTTTCGAATTTCTTAATTTGCATAATGATTTTCACTCCTATTCATCTCCATTGTAGCGATGTTTAACAAAAACATCCCTTTTTCTGCTCATGTCACGAAAAGTGAAAGTGCCTGGTCAGCTCCGACAGGCATAAGACAGACCAGCAGGGTGGCGTTCTTTGCCACACAGCTGGGTTGACTTATGACCCGAGGAGCTAGGCACTTGCAACTGGACAACAAGAAAAGCGCAAGCTGCCATGTAGCTCCGACAAGCGCTGGAAGCCTTGCCGTCAATGGCGTTTTTCTGCCATTGGTGGCAAGGCCGAGGAGCTGGCAGCTGAAGCTAGACAATAAGAAAAGCAGAAGTGGCTATGTAGTCCCGACAGGCTTAAGGCAGAACACGTAGGAAATCCTGATTTCCGTAGTGGGCTGACTTAAGACCCCGAGGGACTAGCCACTGGAGCTAGACAACAAGAAAAGTGAAAGTGCCTGGTCAGCTCCGGCCGCTCTAACCTTTTTTCTTTTTATTCTAACTAATTAAAATTTTCTCTTGCTTTCCTCTAGCAAATGATTTATGATAAGGAACATCGAAACAGAAACACCATAAATTTAATAGGATATTTCTTATCTAGAGAGACGGAGGGATTTGGCCCTGTGAAGTCTCAGCAACCAGTCTGACGAAGACTACGGTGCTAAATCCAATAGGCTTTGCCTAAAAGATGAGAAGAATGCGTTTCCTGACAGGGGCTTTCTTCTTAAAAGAAGAAAGCCCCTGTTTTATCGTGGAGAGGATGAGCAAAATGACAAAACATAGTTTAGAAACTTTATTGGTTCAATTAGGGAACCGCAGCGATGCCACGACAGGAGCGGTAAACCCGCCTATTTACTTATCTACAGCTTATGAGCATCAAGGTCTTGGACAATCGACTGGTTATGATTACACACGGACGAAAAACCCGACACGTTCTGTTTTAGAAGAAGGATTTGCAGAACTTGAAGGGGCTGATGCCGCATATGCATGCAGTTCTGGAATGGCCGCTATCCAACTGGTTTTGTCATTATTCCGACCTGGCGATGAATTATTAGTACCAGAAGATATTTACGGAGGTACGTATCGCCTATTAGATCATTTCGCAGCCGCTTATAACATCCATCCAATATATGCTGAATTTAAAAACACACAAGATACAGAAAAGAAAATAACAATAAACACTCGAGCTCTTTTTATCGAAACACCTACTAATCCACTCATGCAGGAAATTGATCTTGTGGCCTATGCCGCATTAGCGAAAAAACACAAACTCC carries:
- a CDS encoding ABC transporter substrate-binding protein; this encodes MIKKLSFITLFASSALVLGACGSSSEEDTGSSEKKEVLEMGTSAEFAPFESRNPEGDIVGFDIDLANHIADELGYELEITDMKFDGLIGALQNDRVDMVIAGMSATDSRKENVDFSTEYNHSGEMFVTAKDSGLTSLEALEGKTVGVQLGTIQEEGAKSIIADEGINFELKALDDSGALIQEILSGRIDAAYIDKQVALGYIEAQDLGAFDDPTTASPGMAVAFPKGSELLEDVNGVLAEMEESGKLDELKEKWLSEEE
- a CDS encoding amino acid ABC transporter permease; this translates as MNLDFSQIVPYIPFMLEGIWATLKFVFFAIILGSILGTLLALFKIGSIKPLRWFADAYTSIFRGTPLILQLMIIYFSTPQLTGYDISAFLSAILAFGLNSSAYISEIIRAGIQAVDKGQTEAAQALGVPYRSMMKDIILPQALKNILPALMNEFITLTKESAIVSTIGYLDLMRRAQVVGADLFRNFEPLLFVGFIYWCLVMGLTMIGRVFERRLKQSD
- a CDS encoding LLM class flavin-dependent oxidoreductase — protein: MQIKKFENIPLAVLDLAPINEGAETAQAFKNSVELAQHVESLGFNRFWLAEHHNMPGIGSSATSVLIGHIAGATKSIRVGSGGVMLPNHAPLVIAEQFGTLETIYPGRIDLGLGRAPGSDQATAHALRRSLHSNGEDFPQQVAELENYFSENPVGRVRAFPGTNMKVPMWLLGSSGFSAQLAALKGLPFSFASHFAPDYMMQALQLYHQNFKPSKALTEPYAMLGVNVIIAETQERAEWLATSSQQQMFSLMRGEPTTFQPPIDKLEDVWSDREIAIFRDKLNSESMIVGTPELVKQKLKNFIQKTHANEVIVHSPIFNHDERLQSYDYLAEMMN
- a CDS encoding amino acid ABC transporter ATP-binding protein, producing MINVQNLYKKFGTNEVLSDISATVKKGEVVSIIGPSGSGKSTFLRCLNLLEVPTAGTIEINGKSLTASNKNIHKIRQEIGMVFQHFHLFPHLTVLENLTYAPIKAKGIKKAEAEMKARLLLERVGLSEKEKAYPNSLSGGQKQRVAIARALAMEPELMLFDEPTSALDPEMVKEVLDVMKDLAQSGMTMVVVTHEMGFAREVADRVLFLDHGVLVEEGQPVEFFSNPKTERAKDFLDKVL
- a CDS encoding HAD-IB family hydrolase, whose amino-acid sequence is MRVAIFDFDGTLYSKETFQLMMSHLKNHPEHSTRYRQFYRTIMPPYIGHRLKIYPEWKMRERSVQAYLSSLETFTKTELEQFFGEIADRMHGDMNPTVVERLKEHVANNDYVMLVSGAFTPLLHAVTKQLPIMTIIGTEILYNNNILDHQTPLSHVQGQLKTKKIKEALEGWDIDWANSYAYGDSPSDLPVLELVGHPVAVRPKPKLRTVAERRNWEII
- the pcp gene encoding pyroglutamyl-peptidase I, encoding MRKLLLTGFEPFLDYTVNPTMKIVEALDEKIIGNYQVVGKIMPVDFNSSGEFLLKFIKEENPDAVISLGLAAGRYKITPERIALNVKDGDVDNQGNKPVDEPIRQEGEAAYMSTLPVRKMVDHLLTNGLPAEISNTAGAYLCNNVMYEGLHYAKHNNPTLKTGFIHIPASHELAIQHGRIPSWSHEDLVKGIQICIEVLDEA